The proteins below are encoded in one region of Streptomyces marianii:
- a CDS encoding nitrilase-related carbon-nitrogen hydrolase, protein MTNVVRAALVQATWTGDTESMIAKHEEHARAAARQGAKVIGFQEVFNAPYFCQVQEPEHYRWAEPVPDGPTVLRMRDLARETGMVIVVPVFEVENSGFYYNTAAVIDADGSYLGKYRKHHIPQVKGFWEKYYFRPGNAGWPVFDTAVGRIGVYICYDRHFPEGWRQLGLGGAQLVYNPSATSRGLSAYLWQLEQPAAAVANEYFIAAINRVGQEEYGDNDFYGTSYFVDPRGQFVGEVASDKEEELIVRDLDFDLIDEVRQQWAFYRDRRPDAYEGLVQP, encoded by the coding sequence ATGACCAACGTCGTACGCGCCGCACTCGTCCAGGCCACCTGGACCGGCGACACCGAATCCATGATCGCCAAGCATGAGGAGCACGCCCGTGCGGCTGCCCGGCAGGGCGCCAAGGTCATCGGATTCCAGGAGGTCTTCAACGCCCCGTACTTCTGCCAGGTGCAGGAGCCCGAGCACTACCGCTGGGCGGAGCCCGTCCCGGACGGCCCCACGGTGCTGCGGATGCGGGATCTCGCCCGGGAGACCGGGATGGTGATCGTCGTCCCTGTCTTCGAGGTCGAGAACTCCGGGTTCTACTACAACACCGCCGCGGTGATCGACGCCGACGGCAGCTATCTCGGCAAGTACCGCAAGCACCACATCCCCCAGGTCAAGGGATTCTGGGAGAAGTACTACTTCAGGCCCGGCAACGCCGGCTGGCCGGTCTTCGACACCGCCGTCGGCAGGATCGGCGTCTACATCTGCTACGACCGCCACTTCCCTGAGGGCTGGCGTCAACTCGGACTCGGAGGGGCACAGTTGGTCTACAACCCGTCGGCCACCTCCCGGGGCCTCTCCGCGTACCTCTGGCAGCTGGAGCAGCCCGCGGCGGCCGTCGCCAACGAGTACTTCATCGCCGCCATCAACCGGGTCGGCCAGGAGGAGTACGGCGACAACGACTTCTACGGCACGAGCTACTTCGTCGACCCGCGCGGCCAGTTCGTCGGCGAGGTCGCCAGCGACAAGGAGGAGGAACTGATCGTCAGGGACCTCGACTTCGACCTGATCGACGAAGTGCGGCAGCAGTGGGCCTTCTACCGCGACCGCCGGCCCGACGCGTACGAGGGGCTGGTCCAGCCGTGA
- a CDS encoding NAD(P)/FAD-dependent oxidoreductase yields the protein MPADGYLERLKREGRIVVVGASLAGLRAAETLRDEGFAGTLTMVGDEPYEPYDRPPLSKGVLLNRTTPDHTALPRRRALDADWRLGVAATGLDMAAKRVRLADGEELEYDRLLIATGVRARPWPHEREAELDGVFVLRTRDDATALQKRLTDGPRRVFVVGAGFTGSEIASACREREIAVTVAERGAAPLVGALGGVVGEVAAQLQRESGVDLRTGVMVTGLEGDSAGRVRTAHLSDGSSVEADVVVVSLGATRNTEWLTGSGLGAGPRGIACDAGCRAFDIRGIVTDDIFVAGDVARSPHPLFGYQFLSLEHWGNAVSQAETAAHNMLCKSVDRRPHMWVPAFWSSQFGVNIKSVGVPSMGTEILISQGSLAERRFVGVYGYQERVIGAVTFDQARWLPFYEHLIETTASFPPPFATVDRRPEGARPVPADFPDPSVPTHGPTVTLSGYSPADRRMTFTPGRH from the coding sequence ATGCCCGCTGACGGATATCTCGAACGCCTCAAGCGCGAGGGGCGCATCGTCGTCGTCGGAGCGTCCCTCGCGGGGCTCCGGGCGGCCGAGACCCTGCGGGACGAGGGCTTCGCCGGCACCCTCACGATGGTCGGCGACGAACCCTACGAGCCGTACGACCGCCCCCCGCTGTCCAAGGGCGTTCTGCTCAACAGGACCACGCCGGACCACACCGCGCTGCCCCGGCGCCGGGCCCTCGACGCCGACTGGCGGCTCGGAGTCGCCGCCACCGGACTGGACATGGCCGCCAAGCGCGTACGGCTGGCCGACGGCGAGGAACTGGAGTACGACCGGCTGCTGATCGCCACCGGTGTCCGCGCGCGGCCGTGGCCGCACGAACGCGAGGCCGAGCTCGACGGGGTCTTCGTCCTGCGGACCCGCGACGACGCGACCGCGCTGCAGAAAAGGCTCACGGACGGGCCCCGCCGGGTCTTCGTCGTCGGTGCGGGTTTCACCGGCTCGGAGATCGCCTCCGCCTGCCGTGAGCGGGAGATCGCGGTGACCGTCGCCGAACGCGGTGCCGCTCCGCTCGTGGGCGCGCTCGGCGGGGTCGTGGGCGAGGTGGCCGCACAGCTCCAGCGCGAGAGCGGGGTGGATCTGCGCACGGGCGTGATGGTGACCGGGCTGGAGGGTGACTCGGCGGGGCGGGTGCGTACCGCCCATCTCTCCGACGGCTCCTCTGTCGAGGCCGACGTCGTGGTCGTCTCGCTCGGCGCGACGCGCAACACGGAGTGGCTCACCGGATCGGGGCTCGGAGCGGGCCCCCGGGGCATCGCCTGCGACGCCGGCTGCCGGGCGTTCGACATCCGGGGCATCGTCACCGACGACATCTTCGTCGCCGGTGACGTGGCGCGGTCGCCGCACCCGCTGTTCGGTTACCAGTTCCTGTCCCTGGAGCACTGGGGCAACGCCGTCAGCCAGGCCGAGACCGCGGCGCACAACATGCTCTGCAAGAGCGTCGACCGCCGTCCCCACATGTGGGTCCCGGCCTTCTGGTCCTCCCAGTTCGGTGTGAACATCAAGTCGGTGGGCGTGCCGTCCATGGGCACGGAGATCCTCATCTCCCAGGGGTCGCTGGCCGAGCGCAGATTCGTCGGGGTGTACGGCTACCAGGAACGCGTCATCGGCGCCGTCACGTTCGACCAGGCGCGCTGGCTGCCGTTCTACGAGCATCTGATCGAGACGACGGCGTCGTTCCCGCCGCCGTTCGCGACGGTGGACCGCCGCCCCGAGGGAGCACGGCCGGTGCCGGCCGACTTCCCGGACCCGTCGGTGCCCACCCACGGCCCAACCGTCACCCTCAGCGGCTATTCGCCGGCCGACCGGCGCATGACCTTCACCCCCGGCCGGCACTGA
- a CDS encoding helix-turn-helix domain-containing protein — MVRTPLTPEERERGERLGRLLREARGPRSMVEIAATAGISAETLRKIETGRAPTPAFFTVAALAGALGLSMDDLVTRCALAPV; from the coding sequence ATGGTTCGTACGCCCCTCACCCCCGAAGAGCGCGAACGCGGAGAGCGCCTCGGGCGGTTGCTGCGTGAGGCCCGCGGTCCGCGGAGCATGGTGGAGATCGCCGCCACCGCGGGAATCTCCGCCGAGACGCTGCGCAAGATCGAGACGGGTCGCGCCCCGACGCCCGCGTTCTTCACCGTGGCGGCCCTGGCCGGCGCCCTCGGGCTGTCCATGGACGACCTGGTGACGCGCTGCGCGCTCGCCCCCGTGTGA
- a CDS encoding ferredoxin, translating to MRVVVDLNRCQGYAQCAFLAPDVFEIHGEEALLYKPRPDEAWRDDVVRAVTACPVQAILLDRSDEAVTAGEASDAR from the coding sequence GTGAGAGTTGTTGTCGATCTCAACCGGTGCCAGGGGTACGCGCAGTGCGCCTTCCTCGCTCCGGACGTCTTCGAAATACACGGCGAGGAAGCGCTGCTGTACAAACCCCGACCTGACGAGGCGTGGCGGGACGACGTGGTCCGGGCCGTGACGGCCTGTCCCGTCCAGGCCATCCTCCTGGACCGGTCCGACGAGGCCGTGACCGCGGGGGAGGCGTCCGATGCCCGCTGA
- a CDS encoding PPOX class F420-dependent oxidoreductase has protein sequence MDLQRLDRAKYVSLTTFRKDGTGVATPVWFAVEGGELYVWTRSDSWKVKRLRRDARVTVTACDVRGRVEEGAETAEGAARLLDGADLKKVRKLLSRKYTWQFWLVDVPAAVVRLGKRPHTGIAVTLRTR, from the coding sequence GTGGATCTCCAGCGGCTCGACCGAGCGAAGTACGTCAGCCTCACGACCTTCCGGAAGGACGGGACGGGCGTCGCCACGCCCGTGTGGTTCGCCGTCGAGGGCGGTGAACTGTACGTCTGGACCCGTTCCGACTCGTGGAAGGTCAAGCGCCTGCGCAGGGACGCCCGGGTCACGGTGACCGCGTGCGATGTGCGGGGCAGGGTCGAGGAGGGCGCCGAGACCGCGGAGGGCGCGGCGCGGCTGCTCGACGGCGCCGACCTCAAGAAGGTCAGGAAGCTGCTGAGCCGCAAGTACACCTGGCAGTTCTGGCTCGTCGACGTGCCCGCCGCGGTCGTACGGCTGGGCAAGCGCCCGCACACCGGCATCGCGGTGACGCTCCGGACACGTTGA
- a CDS encoding cytochrome P450 produces the protein MTQGSLLRQILEYENRHDPYPLYAELRKAPVRNEDDAYVVSTYREVLSLLHDPRVSSDARNLTQSAGIDLQGQQEEETTLPPSFIRLDPPEHDRLRRMTNTSFGPPHEPRRVHEMRGELGGIVSDLIAGIGSTDRIDLVEQFSYPFPVTVICRLLGVPREDESRFHGWADTLAASLDPMPGEDPTERNKVFQKARTELGMYLAGLIEERRKNPRQDMLSELSTLKGPDGSMTTMELLSTAALLLVAGHETTVNLITNGMLTLLRNPDVLERLREDPGLSVPIVEELLRFEPPVQLVPNRTTLADIGIAGVTIPKGASLWLVVAAGNRDPLRFEDPDRFDPDRKHNEHLGFGSGIHSCFGAPLAREEARIALSELARRLVNPRLLEDPPEYRRNAVLRGPRHLPIACDDIRP, from the coding sequence ATGACCCAAGGCAGCCTGCTGCGGCAGATCCTCGAGTACGAGAACCGTCACGACCCGTACCCCCTGTACGCGGAGCTCCGGAAGGCGCCGGTGCGCAACGAGGACGACGCGTACGTCGTGAGCACCTACCGCGAGGTCCTGAGCCTCCTGCACGATCCCCGGGTCAGCTCCGACGCCCGCAACCTGACCCAGTCCGCCGGGATCGACCTGCAGGGGCAGCAGGAGGAGGAGACCACCCTGCCGCCCAGCTTCATCCGGCTCGACCCCCCGGAGCACGACCGGCTGCGCCGTATGACGAACACCTCCTTCGGGCCGCCGCACGAGCCCCGCCGGGTCCACGAGATGCGCGGTGAACTCGGCGGGATCGTCTCGGACCTGATCGCCGGCATCGGCAGTACGGACCGGATCGACCTGGTCGAGCAGTTCTCGTACCCCTTCCCCGTGACCGTGATCTGCCGGCTGCTCGGCGTGCCGCGCGAGGACGAGTCGCGCTTCCACGGCTGGGCCGACACGCTCGCGGCCAGCCTGGACCCGATGCCGGGGGAGGACCCCACCGAGCGGAACAAGGTCTTCCAGAAGGCCCGGACAGAGCTGGGCATGTACCTGGCCGGGCTGATCGAGGAACGGCGCAAGAACCCTCGGCAGGACATGCTCTCCGAACTGTCCACCCTCAAGGGGCCGGACGGTTCGATGACGACGATGGAACTGCTCAGCACCGCCGCGCTGCTGCTGGTCGCCGGTCACGAGACGACGGTGAACCTGATCACCAACGGCATGCTGACGCTGCTGCGCAACCCGGACGTGCTCGAGCGGCTGCGGGAGGACCCGGGCCTGTCCGTGCCGATCGTGGAGGAACTGCTGCGCTTCGAACCGCCGGTGCAGCTGGTGCCGAACCGCACGACCCTCGCGGACATCGGGATCGCCGGGGTCACGATTCCCAAGGGCGCCTCACTGTGGCTGGTGGTGGCCGCGGGCAACCGCGATCCGCTGCGCTTCGAGGACCCCGATCGCTTCGACCCCGACCGCAAGCACAACGAGCACCTGGGCTTCGGCAGCGGCATCCACAGCTGCTTCGGCGCGCCTCTCGCCCGGGAGGAGGCGCGGATCGCGCTGAGCGAACTCGCCCGCAGGCTGGTCAACCCACGGCTGCTGGAGGACCCGCCGGAGTACCGCCGGAACGCGGTGCTGCGCGGTCCCCGTCATCTGCCGATCGCCTGCGACGACATCAGGCCGTGA
- a CDS encoding aspartate aminotransferase family protein, with translation MSDLYERHRAVIPDWVALYYRQPVEITHGEGRHVWDADGNRYLDFFGGILTTMTAHALPEVTKAVSEQAGRIIHSSTLYLNRPMVELAERIAALSGIPDARVFFTTSGTEANDTALLLATAYRRSGQVLAMRNSYHGRSFSTVSITGNRSWSPTTLSPVQTLYVHGGVRTRGPYAGLSDAQFTEACVADLEDLLGHTHDVAALIAEPIQGVGGFTSPPDGLYAAFREVLDRHGILWIADEVQTGWGRTGEHFWGWQAHAQNGPPDILTFAKGIGNGMSLGGVVARAEVMNCIDANSISTFGGSPVTAAAGLANLSYLLEHDLQGNARRVGGLLIERLRAITAGIPGVREVRGRGLMIGIELVRPGTDEASPEAAAAVLEAARAGGLLIGKGGGHNTSVLRIAPPMSLTVAEAEEGASILERTLRSL, from the coding sequence GTGAGTGACCTGTACGAGCGGCACCGCGCCGTCATCCCCGACTGGGTCGCGCTGTACTACCGGCAGCCCGTGGAGATCACCCATGGCGAGGGCCGGCACGTCTGGGACGCGGACGGCAACCGCTACCTCGACTTCTTCGGCGGCATCCTCACCACCATGACCGCCCACGCCCTCCCCGAGGTCACCAAGGCGGTCAGCGAGCAGGCCGGGCGGATCATCCACTCCTCGACGCTCTACCTCAACCGCCCCATGGTGGAGCTGGCCGAGCGCATCGCCGCCCTGTCGGGCATCCCTGACGCCCGGGTCTTCTTCACCACCTCCGGCACCGAGGCCAACGACACCGCCCTGCTGCTGGCCACCGCGTACCGCAGGTCCGGTCAGGTCCTGGCCATGCGCAACAGCTACCACGGCCGTTCCTTCTCGACCGTCTCCATCACCGGCAACCGCTCGTGGTCGCCGACGACGCTCTCCCCGGTGCAGACCCTGTACGTGCACGGGGGGGTGCGCACACGCGGTCCCTACGCGGGGCTCTCCGACGCCCAGTTCACCGAGGCGTGCGTCGCCGACCTGGAGGACCTGCTCGGCCACACCCACGACGTGGCCGCGCTGATCGCCGAGCCCATCCAGGGGGTCGGCGGCTTCACCTCCCCGCCGGACGGGCTGTACGCCGCGTTCCGCGAAGTCCTCGACCGGCACGGGATCCTGTGGATCGCCGACGAGGTGCAGACCGGCTGGGGCCGGACGGGCGAGCACTTCTGGGGCTGGCAGGCGCACGCGCAGAACGGCCCGCCGGACATCCTCACCTTCGCCAAGGGCATCGGCAACGGCATGTCGCTGGGCGGCGTCGTGGCCCGGGCCGAGGTGATGAACTGCATCGACGCCAACTCCATCTCCACGTTCGGCGGTTCACCCGTCACCGCGGCCGCGGGTCTCGCGAACCTCTCGTACCTGCTGGAGCACGATCTGCAGGGCAACGCGCGCCGCGTCGGCGGACTGCTCATCGAACGGCTCCGTGCCATCACGGCCGGGATCCCCGGCGTGCGCGAGGTGCGCGGACGCGGACTGATGATCGGCATCGAACTGGTCCGGCCCGGCACGGACGAGGCGTCCCCGGAGGCCGCCGCCGCCGTGCTCGAAGCCGCGCGCGCGGGCGGACTGCTCATCGGGAAGGGCGGCGGCCACAACACCAGCGTCCTGAGGATCGCACCGCCGATGTCCCTCACCGTCGCCGAGGCGGAGGAAGGCGCCTCGATCCTCGAACGCACCCTGCGCAGCCTCTAG